A region of the Anaerolineales bacterium genome:
TGTATGCATCGGCCGGTCTCGTTATTATCGGTGTTCATACGCCTGAATTCGAATTTGAGAAAGAACCGAAAAATGTCCGCATGGCCGTAAAAAAAGAGGGAATCCGGTATCCCGTGGTTATGGATTCGGACTATCAGATATGGAATCTGTACGCGAACCAGTATTGGCCGAGGAAATTTTTAATAAACCGCGAAGGACGCATTGTCTACGATCACATCGGCGAAGGCGCCTACGAAGAAACCGAACGGAATATCCGCGACGTCCTTGGTCTCCCTCCCGGCGAACTCGCATCCGATGACGAAACCAAGCGCGCGGCGGGACGCGTGTGCCATCCGACGACGCCGGAAACATATCTCGGATATATCCGCGGACGTTTGGCGAATGCTCCAGCTCGGTTTCATGATATCGAAACGTTGTTCGTGGATGCGTCGAATGAGCACGATCAGGACCGCGTGTATGCAAAAGGCCGCTGGACGGTACATGGAGAGCATATCGAATCAAGCCAGGACCCGGATGCGGAGCTGAACATGGAATTCCGCGCGGCCGAAGTCAATCTCGTCATCCGTTCGTGGGCGCCCGCTGTTCTCGAGATCCGGCTGAATGGAAGACCGGTGCCCGCTCGTGTCCGCGGCGAAGATGTAACCGAGTCAAACGGACGCACGGTTATTTCTGTTACGGAGCCCCGTATGTACCGGCTGATCTCTTCAGGAACGCATCTTCGTGAGCGCCTGACCATTCACCCTCTTGGCGCAGGCATTCAACTATACGCAGTTACCTTTGGCGGATGCGCGTAATCGCTTTGCGCGTTATTCCGTCCGGGTGTACTGGTCTTCCCGCACAAGAGGGACGATCACCGCGAACGAATCGCTGGCGTTTTCCGTCGTTATGGAGCCGAGCGCCCGTATTGCGGGAAGATAGAAAGTCCTCGGAATGCCGTCTGCGGAGGCTTGATGCGCATAGAGTCCCGTTTCAAATTTCGTAAATTCTACGGACGCGTTCCGCGGCAGTTCGCCGAATCCGCCGATGCCGCCCAATAACAGCTGGGCCGTAAGGTCTTCCGAGGTTATGGCGGGATAATTGGAACGCTCCACGTCCTGATTGAGCAGGAACCATCCCCGAATGACCGACATATCGGATGCGCGCACAAATGCCCGAGCTCCTGTTATGCGCGCCCCCATGCGGTCGAACACGTCCTGCGCATCCTTGGTCAGATGAAACTCCACGGTTTGCATGTTCGGAAATTCTTCCTTTACGCAAGCGGCATGTGATCGCAGAGGGAGCTGCGGCGTTCCGGACGGGACGGGGAGTTCTTCCCTGGCAATGGACGCTATGGCCGCCACCGACGCCTGCGTCATGCACGTTCCGTTTTTGCTTTCGTTGAACCACCAGCTATTCCACGAGAATGCGAGCGTGGGTTCGCCCCAGCCCTGCTGGCCAATGCCGCGGGAACTGAAAAAGGCCTGCGCGGCGTTCACAATTCTTTCATCATCGGGAAGCGATGGAACGGTGAGCGGGCCTTGACCGCTCATGCGTTCAAAGGCAACCGCTCCCGTTGAAGCGTCATAGGACCACAGGAATCCGCTTCCGTCTTTCCATGAGGCCGTCAGGCCTTGAACGGAAGGATTTGCTTCGAGCGTGCCGGCCGGAATCCGGAGCGCTGTCGTGAGATTTTGGAGGAGGAGTGCGCCCGGAATGGTCGGCGCCTGACGAAGAACCGTCACTTCATTCGACACGGCGGGCGGCCTTTCTTTCCACACGATATTCGGGAGAGAGGCGCTGTCCGGACGCGCGAACGGCGACGGGCCCGGGATAAAACCGAATCCTTTCCGGAACGCCGCGAAGCCCTCCGGAGCCGGTGCATCGGACTCCACTGAAGGAACGGTTCCGGTAACAGCGAAACAGCCCTGGCCGAGCAGGGCGGAAATGACGAGAATGAAAAACAGGCGTTTCATAATGCATATCATAACAGGTTCTGGTTGACGCCCTTCATGGCGGTGCGTATATTCCTGGTACCTAGCTAGGAAATATGCAAAGCATCTTCCGCGTATCGGCCCGCGCGCATCTCGGAGTGATTCTTATGGCGAAGCTG
Encoded here:
- a CDS encoding redoxin domain-containing protein: MTAPEFPQNLTWINSEPLTMAGLRGRPVLIDFWTYSCVNCQRTQPYLNQWHEMYASAGLVIIGVHTPEFEFEKEPKNVRMAVKKEGIRYPVVMDSDYQIWNLYANQYWPRKFLINREGRIVYDHIGEGAYEETERNIRDVLGLPPGELASDDETKRAAGRVCHPTTPETYLGYIRGRLANAPARFHDIETLFVDASNEHDQDRVYAKGRWTVHGEHIESSQDPDAELNMEFRAAEVNLVIRSWAPAVLEIRLNGRPVPARVRGEDVTESNGRTVISVTEPRMYRLISSGTHLRERLTIHPLGAGIQLYAVTFGGCA